A section of the Agrobacterium tumefaciens genome encodes:
- a CDS encoding MaoC family dehydratase: MAPVVTYAYEDFTVGREFPLGPQSLSAEQIIAFASEFDPQPMHLSEEAGRQSILGGLAASGWHTCSLLMRMMADSYISDSTSQGSPGIDYVDWKKPVLAGDTLSGKSIVLEQRPSASRPGIGLVKLRHELYNQHGVLVSHGENTVMFLMRKNGGMAA; the protein is encoded by the coding sequence ATGGCGCCGGTCGTGACCTATGCTTACGAGGATTTCACCGTAGGGCGGGAATTTCCGCTTGGCCCGCAATCGCTTTCGGCAGAGCAGATCATCGCTTTCGCCAGCGAGTTTGACCCCCAGCCCATGCATCTCTCCGAGGAAGCAGGCCGCCAGAGCATTCTTGGCGGGCTGGCTGCTTCGGGCTGGCATACCTGTAGCCTTTTAATGCGGATGATGGCCGACAGCTATATCTCTGATTCGACGTCACAGGGCAGCCCCGGCATCGATTATGTCGACTGGAAGAAGCCGGTTCTGGCCGGGGACACGCTTTCGGGCAAATCGATCGTGCTGGAACAGCGCCCTTCCGCCTCACGCCCGGGCATCGGCCTCGTAAAACTTCGTCACGAGCTTTACAACCAGCATGGCGTCCTGGTCTCGCATGGCGAAAACACCGTCATGTTTCTGATGCGCAAAAATGGGGGAATGGCGGCATGA
- a CDS encoding adenine phosphoribosyltransferase, translating into MTVIASELSAAIRSIPDYPKSGIIFRDITTLLGNPRAFRRAVDELVQPYAGTKIDKIAGMEARGFILGGAVAHQLSAGFVPIRKKGKLPHTTVRVAYSLEYGVDEMEMHVDAVQPGEKVILVDDLIATGGTAEGAVKLLRQMGAEIVSACFVIDLPDLGGRKKLEDLGVDVRTLVEFSGH; encoded by the coding sequence ATGACCGTCATTGCTTCGGAGCTTTCCGCTGCCATCCGCTCCATTCCCGACTATCCGAAGTCGGGCATTATCTTCCGCGATATTACCACGCTGCTGGGAAATCCGCGGGCGTTCCGCCGGGCGGTGGATGAACTCGTACAGCCTTACGCCGGGACGAAGATCGACAAGATCGCCGGCATGGAGGCGCGTGGCTTTATTCTCGGCGGCGCTGTGGCCCATCAGCTATCGGCTGGATTCGTGCCCATCCGCAAGAAGGGCAAGCTGCCGCATACCACCGTCCGCGTGGCCTACAGTCTTGAATACGGCGTCGATGAGATGGAAATGCATGTCGATGCGGTACAGCCGGGTGAAAAGGTTATCCTGGTCGATGATTTGATTGCGACCGGCGGCACCGCCGAAGGCGCGGTGAAGCTCTTGCGGCAGATGGGCGCCGAGATTGTTTCCGCCTGTTTCGTGATCGATCTGCCCGATCTCGGCGGCCGCAAAAAGCTGGAAGACCTTGGCGTGGACGTGCGCACGCTTGTGGAGTTTTCGGGTCACTGA
- the clpS gene encoding ATP-dependent Clp protease adapter ClpS encodes MSDSPVDLKPKPKVKPKLERPKLYKVILLNDDYTPREFVTVVLKAVFRMSEEAGHRVMMTAHRFGSAVVVVCERDIAETKAKEATDLGKEAGFPLMFTTEPEE; translated from the coding sequence ATGAGTGACAGTCCTGTCGATCTCAAACCAAAACCAAAGGTCAAGCCGAAGCTGGAGCGGCCAAAGCTCTATAAGGTCATTCTGCTGAACGACGACTACACGCCGCGTGAATTCGTGACCGTCGTGCTGAAGGCCGTCTTCCGCATGAGCGAGGAGGCCGGTCACCGGGTGATGATGACGGCGCATCGCTTCGGCAGCGCGGTGGTTGTCGTCTGTGAGCGGGATATCGCCGAGACGAAAGCCAAGGAGGCGACCGACCTTGGCAAGGAGGCGGGATTTCCGCTGATGTTCACCACCGAGCCGGAAGAGTGA
- a CDS encoding cytochrome b, whose product MSGHSSYQPSTGIERWIDSRLPLPRMIYDSFVAYPVPRNLNYAYTFGAMLSVMLIVQILTGVVLAMHYAAETTVAFNSVEKIMRDVNHGWLLRYMHANGASFFFIAVYLHIARGLYYGSYKAPREILWILGCVIFLLMMATGFMGYVLPWGQMSFWGATVITGFFTAFPAIGEWIQQFLLGGFAVDQPTLNRFFALHYLLPFMIAGVVILHIWALHVTGQTNPTGVEVKSKTDTVPFTPYATLKDALGVSVFLIGYAWFVFYMPNFLGHPDNYIMADPLKTPAHIVPEWYFLPFYAMLRAITFNIWVIDSKLGGVLVMFGAIVVLFFLPWLDTSKVRSAVYRPWYKMFFWVFVVNAIMLGWLGSRPAEGTYVIMSQIGTLYYFGFFLVIMPILGLVETPRRIPNSITEAVLEKNAAKTGAAPAAAQV is encoded by the coding sequence ATGAGTGGTCATTCCAGTTATCAGCCGTCCACCGGCATCGAGAGGTGGATCGATTCGCGGCTTCCCTTGCCGCGCATGATCTATGACAGCTTCGTCGCCTACCCTGTCCCGCGTAACCTGAACTACGCTTACACTTTTGGCGCGATGCTTTCCGTCATGCTGATCGTGCAGATCCTCACCGGCGTCGTGCTGGCCATGCATTATGCGGCCGAAACGACGGTTGCGTTCAATTCCGTCGAAAAGATCATGCGCGACGTCAACCATGGCTGGCTGCTGCGTTACATGCATGCCAACGGTGCGTCGTTCTTCTTCATCGCGGTTTACCTGCACATTGCCCGTGGCCTTTATTACGGCTCCTACAAGGCGCCCCGTGAAATCCTCTGGATTCTCGGCTGCGTGATCTTCCTGCTGATGATGGCGACTGGCTTCATGGGCTACGTTCTGCCCTGGGGCCAGATGTCCTTCTGGGGCGCGACCGTCATCACCGGCTTCTTCACGGCGTTTCCGGCCATCGGTGAGTGGATCCAGCAGTTCCTGCTCGGCGGCTTTGCCGTGGACCAGCCGACGCTGAACCGTTTCTTCGCGCTTCACTACCTGCTGCCCTTCATGATCGCGGGCGTCGTTATCCTGCACATTTGGGCGCTGCACGTTACCGGCCAGACGAACCCGACCGGCGTTGAAGTCAAGAGCAAGACCGATACCGTTCCCTTCACGCCCTATGCGACGCTGAAGGACGCGCTTGGCGTTTCCGTGTTCCTCATCGGTTATGCCTGGTTCGTGTTCTACATGCCGAATTTCCTCGGTCACCCTGATAACTACATCATGGCCGATCCCTTGAAGACGCCGGCGCATATCGTTCCGGAATGGTACTTCCTGCCGTTCTACGCCATGCTGCGCGCCATCACCTTCAACATCTGGGTCATCGATTCCAAGCTGGGTGGCGTTCTCGTGATGTTCGGCGCGATCGTTGTGCTGTTCTTCCTGCCCTGGCTCGATACGTCGAAGGTTCGCTCCGCTGTTTATCGTCCCTGGTACAAGATGTTCTTCTGGGTCTTCGTGGTGAATGCCATCATGCTCGGCTGGCTGGGCTCGCGCCCGGCGGAAGGCACCTACGTCATCATGTCGCAGATCGGCACGCTTTATTACTTCGGCTTCTTCCTCGTCATCATGCCGATCCTCGGTCTGGTCGAAACGCCCCGGCGTATCCCGAATTCGATTACCGAGGCCGTTCTTGAAAAGAACGCCGCCAAGACGGGTGCCGCGCCAGCGGCAGCCCAGGTCTGA
- the petA gene encoding ubiquinol-cytochrome c reductase iron-sulfur subunit — translation MSEHVTNHDASGEPTRRDFLYLVTGMAGAVGAAAVAWPFIDQMRPDASTLALASIEVDVAAVEPGMSLTVKWRGKPIFIRNRTEKEIEEAKAVALGDLKDPVARNANIAADAQATDIDRSAGQGKENWIVMVGSCTHLGCVPLGQAGDFGGWFCPCHGSHYDTAGRIRKGPAPQNLAIPTFAFTSDTVIKIG, via the coding sequence GTGAGCGAGCACGTAACCAATCACGACGCTTCGGGTGAACCGACCCGTCGCGATTTTCTTTACCTAGTGACGGGAATGGCGGGCGCCGTTGGTGCTGCCGCAGTTGCATGGCCTTTCATTGACCAGATGCGTCCCGATGCATCGACGCTGGCGCTTGCCTCCATCGAGGTGGATGTCGCGGCCGTCGAGCCGGGCATGTCGCTCACCGTCAAGTGGCGCGGCAAGCCGATTTTCATCCGCAACCGCACGGAAAAGGAAATCGAGGAAGCCAAGGCGGTCGCTCTCGGCGATCTCAAGGACCCGGTGGCGCGCAATGCCAACATCGCTGCAGACGCGCAGGCGACCGATATCGACCGCTCCGCCGGGCAGGGCAAGGAAAACTGGATCGTCATGGTCGGTTCCTGCACCCATCTCGGTTGCGTTCCGCTCGGCCAGGCCGGCGATTTCGGCGGATGGTTCTGTCCCTGCCATGGCTCGCACTACGATACGGCGGGCCGCATTCGTAAGGGTCCTGCGCCGCAGAACCTCGCCATCCCGACATTTGCATTCACATCCGATACCGTGATCAAGATCGGATAA
- the pth gene encoding aminoacyl-tRNA hydrolase, whose product MKIIAGLGNPGAQYAGNRHNIGFMAVDALQRLPSFAPWSRKFKAEISEGDIAGEKILLMKPLTYMNLSGESVGEAMRFYKLSPADIIAIHDELDLPAGRARIKTGGGHGGHNGLKSLDAHCGKEYRRLRLGIGHPGDKERVHGHVLGDFAKADKTWLEPLLDAIADNASMLVKAEDSQLMNKLALATGSKPEAEKPAKAARPAAQSHIHQARNSAQPKTLPETGPMAEMLKRMFGKKD is encoded by the coding sequence ATGAAGATCATCGCAGGACTTGGTAATCCCGGCGCGCAATACGCCGGAAACCGTCATAACATCGGCTTCATGGCTGTCGATGCGTTGCAGCGCCTGCCCTCCTTTGCGCCCTGGTCTCGGAAATTCAAGGCGGAGATCTCCGAGGGCGACATCGCCGGCGAAAAAATCCTGCTGATGAAGCCGCTGACCTACATGAACCTTTCCGGTGAATCGGTTGGCGAAGCCATGCGCTTCTACAAGCTTTCGCCCGCGGATATCATCGCCATCCATGACGAACTGGACTTGCCGGCCGGCCGCGCCCGCATCAAGACGGGTGGCGGGCATGGCGGCCATAATGGCCTGAAATCCCTCGACGCCCATTGCGGCAAGGAGTACCGCCGCCTGCGCCTCGGCATAGGACATCCCGGCGACAAGGAACGGGTGCACGGCCATGTGCTCGGCGATTTTGCCAAGGCCGACAAGACATGGCTGGAGCCGCTGCTCGACGCGATCGCCGACAACGCCTCCATGCTGGTGAAGGCTGAGGATTCCCAGCTGATGAACAAGCTGGCGCTGGCCACGGGCAGCAAGCCCGAAGCCGAGAAGCCGGCCAAGGCAGCCAGGCCCGCTGCGCAGTCCCATATCCATCAGGCGCGTAACAGCGCCCAGCCGAAAACGCTGCCGGAAACCGGGCCGATGGCCGAGATGCTGAAGCGCATGTTCGGCAAGAAGGATTGA
- the ychF gene encoding redox-regulated ATPase YchF yields MGFKCGIVGLPNVGKSTLFNALTKTAAAQAANYPFCTIEPNTGEVAVPDARMKILADIAGSKEIIPTRISFVDIAGLVRGASKGEGLGNQFLANIREVDAVVHVLRCFEDDDITHVEGRINPVADAETIETELMLSDLESLERRTEQTRKRATGKDKESLAQLPLMEASLKLLHEGKPVRTLLSTLDAEELRILQGLNLLTAHPVLYVCNVAEGDAVDGNEHTRAVADMAKAQGAETVIISAAIESEVAQLPDEEAKEFLSALGLEEAGLDRLIRAGYKLLDLITYFTVGPKECRAWTIERGTKAPQAAGVIHSDFERGFIRANTIAYNDYVAFKGEVGAKEAGKARDEGKEYVVQDGDVIHFRFNT; encoded by the coding sequence ATGGGCTTCAAATGCGGTATCGTTGGATTGCCAAATGTCGGCAAGTCCACTCTCTTCAACGCGCTGACAAAAACAGCCGCGGCGCAGGCCGCCAACTATCCCTTCTGCACCATCGAGCCGAATACGGGCGAAGTGGCGGTTCCGGATGCGCGCATGAAAATCCTTGCCGACATCGCCGGCTCAAAGGAAATCATCCCCACCCGCATCTCCTTCGTCGATATCGCCGGCCTGGTGCGCGGCGCCTCCAAGGGTGAAGGCCTCGGCAACCAGTTTCTCGCCAACATTCGCGAAGTCGATGCCGTCGTGCACGTCCTGCGCTGCTTCGAGGATGATGACATCACGCACGTCGAAGGCCGCATCAACCCGGTCGCCGACGCCGAAACGATCGAGACCGAGCTGATGCTCTCCGACCTCGAAAGCCTCGAGCGCCGCACGGAACAGACCCGCAAGCGCGCCACCGGGAAGGATAAGGAATCGCTGGCGCAGCTGCCGCTGATGGAAGCATCGCTGAAGCTTCTCCACGAAGGCAAGCCGGTCCGCACCCTGCTCTCCACGCTCGATGCCGAAGAGCTGCGCATCCTTCAGGGCCTCAACCTCCTGACGGCGCACCCGGTCCTCTATGTCTGCAACGTCGCAGAAGGCGATGCAGTCGATGGCAATGAGCACACCCGCGCCGTCGCAGACATGGCCAAGGCCCAGGGTGCCGAGACCGTCATCATCTCCGCTGCAATCGAATCCGAGGTCGCACAGCTTCCCGACGAAGAGGCGAAGGAATTCCTCTCCGCCCTTGGCCTCGAAGAAGCGGGCCTCGACCGCCTGATCCGTGCCGGTTACAAGCTGCTCGATCTCATCACCTATTTCACCGTCGGCCCGAAGGAATGCCGCGCCTGGACCATCGAGCGCGGCACCAAGGCCCCGCAGGCGGCCGGTGTCATCCACTCCGATTTCGAACGCGGCTTCATCCGCGCCAACACCATCGCCTATAACGACTATGTCGCCTTCAAGGGCGAAGTCGGCGCGAAGGAAGCTGGCAAGGCCCGTGACGAAGGCAAGGAATATGTGGTTCAGGACGGCGACGTCATCCACTTCCGCTTCAACACCTGA
- a CDS encoding cytochrome c1, which translates to MKKLVTSIALFAAIGCSFTVASAAEESHDLATKTEHAIAGGHFPVIKPEEQSWSFAGPFGKYDKGQLQRGLKVYKEVCSACHSMSLVSFRTLGDLGYSDEQVKAFAAEYEVQDGPNADGEMYNRKAVPSDHFPSPFPNHEAAAAANGGAAPPDMSLLAKARGVERGFPQFIIDMIPIIGGYQEGGPDYIHALLTGYQDPPAGVEVAEGTHFNPYFVSAVALKMAPPISADQVTYDDGTPQTVDQYSKDVAAFLMWAAEPHLEERKRTGFMVMVFLFIFTALIYLTKKSVYANKEH; encoded by the coding sequence ATGAAGAAGCTTGTAACAAGCATCGCGCTTTTCGCCGCCATCGGCTGTTCCTTCACCGTCGCTTCGGCGGCGGAGGAGAGCCATGACCTCGCCACCAAGACGGAACATGCGATTGCCGGCGGCCATTTCCCGGTGATCAAGCCCGAGGAGCAGAGCTGGTCTTTTGCCGGTCCCTTCGGCAAATACGACAAGGGTCAGCTGCAACGCGGCCTGAAGGTCTATAAGGAAGTCTGCTCGGCCTGCCATTCCATGAGCCTGGTCTCCTTCCGCACGCTGGGTGACCTCGGTTACTCGGACGAGCAGGTCAAGGCTTTCGCTGCTGAATACGAAGTGCAGGACGGCCCGAATGCCGACGGCGAAATGTATAACCGCAAGGCGGTGCCATCGGACCATTTCCCTTCGCCATTCCCGAACCATGAAGCGGCGGCCGCCGCCAATGGCGGGGCTGCGCCGCCCGACATGTCGCTGCTTGCAAAGGCGCGCGGCGTGGAGCGCGGTTTCCCGCAATTCATCATCGACATGATCCCGATCATCGGTGGTTACCAGGAAGGCGGCCCGGACTACATCCACGCGCTGCTGACCGGCTATCAGGATCCGCCGGCTGGTGTTGAAGTGGCCGAAGGCACGCATTTCAACCCGTACTTTGTCAGTGCAGTTGCGTTGAAGATGGCGCCGCCCATCAGCGCGGATCAGGTGACGTACGATGACGGAACGCCGCAGACGGTGGACCAGTATTCGAAGGATGTGGCAGCGTTCCTGATGTGGGCCGCAGAACCGCATCTGGAAGAGCGCAAACGCACCGGCTTTATGGTCATGGTGTTCCTGTTCATCTTCACGGCGCTGATCTATCTCACTAAAAAGTCGGTCTACGCCAACAAGGAACATTGA
- a CDS encoding endonuclease/exonuclease/phosphatase family protein, with the protein MTAKLSCMVSTALAAVLVIASLRYITDFWLLAFVTSFQLHIAAVCILVSCLVFWLTRDAISAMLVIWSLALAIHAVAMLMEFSTTANAAPGAKPFRLLSFNVLMDNAANADAIADKVLESGADAIYLFEAAALRSALPRLQPTYPHRLGCYEGTPGCDLVILSKRPLLEGRFYNLSDLRRDRFAVANVDLDGTQLTLAAGHITKPYFDDYHRDELDEISEILFRITGPLILAGDFNSSSIAPDMRAFLAANDLKKATFEPATWPTRAGSFGIAIDHIFAREPATLMKTTRLQDNLGSNHYGLMADFLIGK; encoded by the coding sequence ATGACGGCGAAGCTCTCGTGCATGGTTTCCACGGCGCTTGCTGCCGTCCTCGTCATCGCCAGCCTGCGCTACATCACCGACTTCTGGCTTTTGGCCTTCGTCACCAGCTTTCAGCTCCATATTGCTGCTGTCTGCATCCTCGTCTCATGCCTTGTCTTCTGGCTGACGCGTGACGCTATCTCGGCCATGCTTGTAATCTGGTCGCTTGCCTTGGCCATTCACGCCGTGGCGATGCTCATGGAATTTTCAACGACGGCCAATGCGGCACCAGGCGCAAAGCCCTTCCGCTTGCTCTCATTCAATGTCTTGATGGACAACGCGGCCAATGCGGATGCGATTGCCGACAAGGTTCTCGAATCGGGTGCCGATGCCATTTATCTCTTCGAGGCGGCCGCATTGCGCTCGGCCCTGCCGCGCCTGCAGCCGACCTATCCGCACCGGCTCGGTTGTTATGAGGGTACGCCCGGCTGTGATCTCGTCATCCTGTCAAAAAGGCCGTTGCTGGAAGGCCGCTTTTATAATCTCAGCGATCTTCGGCGGGATCGTTTTGCCGTCGCGAATGTCGATCTCGACGGCACGCAACTGACACTTGCCGCCGGGCACATCACCAAGCCCTATTTCGACGATTATCACCGGGACGAACTGGACGAAATCAGCGAAATTCTATTTCGAATCACCGGCCCGCTCATTCTCGCCGGAGACTTCAACTCATCCAGCATCGCACCTGACATGCGCGCCTTCCTCGCCGCCAATGATCTGAAGAAAGCGACATTTGAGCCTGCGACCTGGCCAACCAGGGCAGGAAGTTTCGGCATCGCCATCGACCACATCTTCGCCCGCGAGCCGGCAACGCTGATGAAGACAACCCGGCTGCAAGACAATCTCGGCTCCAATCACTACGGCCTGATGGCGGATTTCTTGATCGGAAAGTAG
- a CDS encoding substrate-binding periplasmic protein — MRLIRTCLIFLALTTPANADKLFLTTEVYPPYNVQASDGSVRGVYFDQLKIVLEQTKTDYEVTVMPWARAIALATTQPMHCVFATARTPERENLFKWVAPIHTDRNVLVARRKANIQAATLEDAKKYRVGTQRGDYTEALLQKLGFPQVDVGADFEITFHKLAAGRIDLMPMSESTLKSLPADTFSEVITLARQQLGLACNKSVPDEIIARLQTRLDQLIADGTQQKIFDRYDLISP, encoded by the coding sequence ATGAGATTGATCCGCACCTGCCTGATCTTTCTTGCTCTCACCACGCCGGCAAACGCAGACAAACTGTTTCTGACAACCGAGGTCTACCCGCCTTATAATGTCCAGGCCAGTGATGGCAGTGTGCGCGGCGTCTATTTCGATCAGCTGAAGATCGTGCTCGAGCAGACAAAAACGGATTACGAGGTTACGGTCATGCCTTGGGCGCGGGCCATCGCATTGGCAACGACCCAACCGATGCACTGCGTTTTCGCCACCGCAAGGACGCCGGAACGGGAAAACCTGTTCAAATGGGTTGCCCCCATTCACACCGATCGCAACGTGCTTGTCGCCCGCCGCAAGGCAAACATCCAGGCTGCCACTCTCGAGGACGCGAAAAAATATCGCGTCGGAACCCAGCGTGGAGATTACACCGAAGCCCTTCTGCAAAAGCTCGGCTTCCCGCAGGTGGATGTCGGCGCGGATTTCGAAATCACCTTCCACAAGCTGGCAGCCGGCCGCATCGATCTGATGCCCATGTCTGAAAGCACGTTAAAAAGCCTGCCCGCCGACACCTTCAGCGAGGTGATAACGCTTGCGCGACAACAGCTCGGGCTCGCCTGCAACAAGAGCGTCCCGGACGAGATCATTGCCAGATTGCAGACGCGACTAGACCAGTTGATCGCCGATGGAACGCAGCAGAAAATCTTCGACCGCTACGATCTCATCAGCCCCTGA
- a CDS encoding MaoC family dehydratase, with translation MRLAELSPIGVRVTLDTLHFSAEDIVRFARDFDPQPFHLDAEAAKHSVLGGLCASGWHTGAGWMKSFLSHWAKEVKRLKLEGLEPPKLGPSPGFRDLKWKKPVYAGDDVTYFVTLLDARPLESRPGIWLNTTFNEGVNQSGETVLTFQSSVLEFE, from the coding sequence ATGAGGCTCGCAGAACTTTCCCCGATCGGCGTGCGCGTCACCCTCGACACGCTGCATTTTTCCGCCGAAGACATTGTTCGCTTCGCCCGCGATTTCGATCCACAACCGTTTCACCTCGATGCTGAAGCCGCCAAACACAGCGTTCTGGGCGGCCTGTGTGCCTCTGGCTGGCACACGGGCGCGGGATGGATGAAAAGCTTTCTGTCGCACTGGGCAAAAGAGGTGAAGAGGCTGAAACTGGAAGGCCTCGAACCGCCGAAGCTCGGCCCATCGCCGGGTTTCCGCGATCTGAAATGGAAAAAGCCCGTCTACGCCGGCGACGACGTTACCTATTTCGTCACACTGCTCGATGCCCGTCCGCTCGAATCCAGACCCGGGATATGGCTCAACACGACGTTCAACGAAGGCGTGAACCAGTCTGGCGAAACAGTGCTGACTTTTCAGAGCAGCGTTCTGGAGTTCGAATGA